A stretch of Prunus dulcis chromosome 6, ALMONDv2, whole genome shotgun sequence DNA encodes these proteins:
- the LOC117632744 gene encoding protein EARLY FLOWERING 4-like: protein MDDTATTTIKTKTNENKSRKRRWSEGDDEQSKCEDDDDLEEEKQCDVELWETLSRSFRQVQSALDQNRAMIQQANDNHRSRVPDNLSKNVVLIRDINFNINKVLSIYSDLSANFSSIVHRPRAIIPAKSNKNDGDEDNDTGNWKLDRVKSGVESQ, encoded by the coding sequence ATGGACGACAcagccaccaccaccatcaaaaccaaaactaatgaaaacaaaagccGCAAGCGCCGCTGGAGCGAAGGCGATGACGAACAAAGCAAATGCGAAGACGACGATGacttggaggaagaaaagcaGTGCGACGTGGAGCTCTGGGAGACGCTGAGCAGGAGCTTCCGGCAGGTCCAGTCCGCACTGGATCAGAACCGCGCTATGATCCAGCAGGCTAATGACAACCACCGGTCCAGAGTCCCCGATAATCTTTCCAAAAATGTTGTCCTGATCCGCGATATCAATTTCAATATCAACAAAGTCCTCTCCATCTACTCCGATTTATCGGCCAATTTCTCGAGCATCGTTCACCGACCTCGCGCCATAATCCCAGCCAAAAGCAACAAGAACGACGGCGACGAAGACAATGACACAGGCAATTGGAAATTGGATCGGGTAAAATCGGGCGTGGAGTCGCAGTAA
- the LOC117632743 gene encoding uncharacterized protein LOC117632743 has translation MMDMDNFLDFESEDPLLNRPAVTKKRKKAIGLDDLLTDFYKEEDKLVEKKSKRAKPRRNNDSDEEDNHKEAALYDIVDKCENEMREISGKEDSFVWGICTFGDQKTPPPLSFPEIKSCTLLQSFINDELNSVIDISTENGDTFLEGLLVNGWLSKLVFASRHLEKSVATWTFNLMLYSTKEDLRASACDFWCAILSFENEVDLQPIKIDWFPSYSELKIALESYGFLFKLSSNTDSACANSASRGPAQNIRAWLKLATASCQMRNKRAMYLTSEAEELIEVIICLFSDRQLQGLVVLLHECMQSAISYFTNEEWESSCEKIAKSLACRVPKDLNCLRIVECISVVNTRCKLFRSTVAHQILLSYFDHKAPSEEGILKLLIPINVKDKSCDFFKMYIHLVLTENWLLSNQLLEDKPVLKAMWRLYLRNCSCMIASTDLRCFASKVRNKASYLLQGTAS, from the exons ATGATGGACATGGATAACTTCCTGGACTTTGAGTCAGAAGACCCACTCCTAAATCGTCCTGCTGTTACTAAGAAAAg GAAGAAGGCTATTGGGTTGGATGACCTTTTGACTGATTTCTACAAGGAAGAAGACAAGCTTGTTGAAAAGAAATCTAAGCGTGCAAAACCACGAAGGAACAATGATTCAGATGAGGAAGATAATCATAAAGAGGCTGCTCTCTATGACATTGTCGATAAGTGTGAAAACGAG ATGAGAGAAATAAGCGGTAAGGAGGACAGCTTTGTGTGGGGCATATGCACTTTTGGAGAccag AAAACCCCACCTCCTCTATCTTTTCCAGAGATTAAAAGTTGCACACTCTTGCAGTCTTTCATTAATGACGAGCTCAACTCTGTGATTGATATCTCTACAGAAAATG GAGACACCTTCCTTGAAGGATTACTAGTAAATGGCTGGCTTTCAAAATTGGTTTTCGCCAGTCGTCATCTAGAAAAATCAGTGGCCACATGGACCTTTAATTTGA TGCTATATTCAACCAAAGAAGATTTGAGGGCATCTGCATGTGACTTCTGGTGTGCTATTCTCTCATTTGAAAATGAG GTTGACTTACAGCCTATCAAAATTGATTGGTTTCCTAGCTATTCTGAGTTAAAAATAGCTCTTGAAAGCTATGGTTTTCTATTCAAACTTTCATCTAACACCGATTCTGCTTGTGCCA ATTCTGCTTCTCGAGGTCCAGCTCAGAATATTAGAGCTTGGCTTAAACTTGCAACTGCTTCTTGTCAAATGAG AAACAAAAGGGCTATGTACTTGACCTCAGAAGCCGAAGAGTTGATTGAAGTCATTATTTGTCTATTTTCTGACCGCCAACTTCAAGGTCTTGTTGTGCTTTTGCATGAATGCATGCAGTCAGCTATCAGTTACTTCACTAACGAAGAATGGGAATCTAGCTGTGAGAAGATAGCAAAATCTCTTGCTTGCAG AGTACCTAAGGACTTGAACTGCCTAAGAATTGTGGAATGCATTTCGGTAGTCAATACTCGCTGTAAGCTGTTTAGAAGTACAGTTGCCCATCAAATCCTTCTTAGTTATTTTGATCATAAG GCCCCTTCTGAAGAAGGGATCCTAAAACTGCTTATCCCAATCAATGTCAAAGACAAAAGCTGTGATTTTTTCAAGATGTACATACACTTGGTGTTGACAGAGAATTGGCTCTTGTCTAATCAACTTTTAGAAGACAAGCCAGTCTTGAAGGCAATGTGGCGCCTCTACTTAAGAAACTGTTCTTGCATGATAGCCAGCACTGACTTGCGGTGTTTTGCATCTAAG GTCCGCAACAAGGCATCATATCTTCTGCAAGGCACTGCCAGCTAA
- the LOC117629633 gene encoding SHUGOSHIN 2-like isoform X2, translated as MAKRSSLGSMMRKKLTDITNLQTAKAISKDENPPEDCPTDKDYIDQLMRERMTLMRLVSERNKIVELSGAELQKLRISLQKLQQQNLNLAQSNSRMLAELNLGREKVKTLQHELLCKDALLKAKNLEIEVKAEKCQNTESQLKEVDEAALHKADNYGEPCNDNKRRVTRSRSMGPSTACPKVENKEKVENKRRCLRRQSARFRSQTENLFEIEDVKFPVSRTPDNPMHNSGPTPLISCTSKEEKENCAPRRSSVGRPPRKAAVKVHSYKEVPLNVKLRRAE; from the exons ATGGCCAAGAGATCTTCTTTGGGTAGCATGATGCGGAAGAAGCTAACCGACATCACTAATTTGCAGACTGCGAAAGCTATTAGCAAAGATGAAAATCCCCCAGAAGATTGTCCTACTGATAAGGACTACATTGACCAGCTCATGAGG GAAAGAATGACTTTGATGAGACTTGTCTCGGAAAGGAA TAAAATCGTTGAATTAAGTGGAGCTGAGTTGCAGAAACTGCGGATTAGTCTTCAGAAATTGCagcaacaaaatttgaatcttGCTCAATCAAACAGCCGGATGTTAGCG GAGCTTAATTTAGGAAGAGAAAAG GTAAAAACACTACAGCATGAACTTCTTTGCAAGGATGCCTTACTTAAAGCAAAGAATCTAGAAATAGAG GTAAAAGCAGAGAAATGTCAAAATACTGAGTCTCAG CTCAAGGAAGTAGATGAGGCAGCTTTGCATAAAGCTGATAATTATGGTGAACCATGTAATGACAACAAAAGACGCGTCACAAGAAGTCGAT CAATGGGGCCGTCTACTGCATGCCCAAAGGTTGAGAATAAAGAGAAGGTTGAAAATAAAAG gCGGTGTTTGAGGAGGCAATCTGCTAGGTTTAGGTCCCAGACAGAGAACTTATTTGAGATAGAGGATGTCAAATTTCCAGTCAGTCGCACACCAGACAATCCAATGCATAATAGTGGTCCCACTCCATTGATTTCATGTACCAgtaaagaagagaaagaaaactgTGCCCCAAGGAGATCTTCAGTTGGAAGACCACCGCGCAAAGCAGCTGTGAAGGTTCATTCCTACAAAGAAGTTCCCCTCAATGTAAAATTGCGTAGAGCAGAGTGA
- the LOC117629633 gene encoding SHUGOSHIN 2-like isoform X1: MAKRSSLGSMMRKKLTDITNLQTAKAISKDENPPEDCPTDKDYIDQLMRERMTLMRLVSERNKIVELSGAELQKLRISLQKLQQQNLNLAQSNSRMLAELNLGREKVKTLQHELLCKDALLKAKNLEIEVKAEKCQNTESQVSKLKEVDEAALHKADNYGEPCNDNKRRVTRSRSMGPSTACPKVENKEKVENKRRCLRRQSARFRSQTENLFEIEDVKFPVSRTPDNPMHNSGPTPLISCTSKEEKENCAPRRSSVGRPPRKAAVKVHSYKEVPLNVKLRRAE, translated from the exons ATGGCCAAGAGATCTTCTTTGGGTAGCATGATGCGGAAGAAGCTAACCGACATCACTAATTTGCAGACTGCGAAAGCTATTAGCAAAGATGAAAATCCCCCAGAAGATTGTCCTACTGATAAGGACTACATTGACCAGCTCATGAGG GAAAGAATGACTTTGATGAGACTTGTCTCGGAAAGGAA TAAAATCGTTGAATTAAGTGGAGCTGAGTTGCAGAAACTGCGGATTAGTCTTCAGAAATTGCagcaacaaaatttgaatcttGCTCAATCAAACAGCCGGATGTTAGCG GAGCTTAATTTAGGAAGAGAAAAG GTAAAAACACTACAGCATGAACTTCTTTGCAAGGATGCCTTACTTAAAGCAAAGAATCTAGAAATAGAG GTAAAAGCAGAGAAATGTCAAAATACTGAGTCTCAGGTATCTAAG CTCAAGGAAGTAGATGAGGCAGCTTTGCATAAAGCTGATAATTATGGTGAACCATGTAATGACAACAAAAGACGCGTCACAAGAAGTCGAT CAATGGGGCCGTCTACTGCATGCCCAAAGGTTGAGAATAAAGAGAAGGTTGAAAATAAAAG gCGGTGTTTGAGGAGGCAATCTGCTAGGTTTAGGTCCCAGACAGAGAACTTATTTGAGATAGAGGATGTCAAATTTCCAGTCAGTCGCACACCAGACAATCCAATGCATAATAGTGGTCCCACTCCATTGATTTCATGTACCAgtaaagaagagaaagaaaactgTGCCCCAAGGAGATCTTCAGTTGGAAGACCACCGCGCAAAGCAGCTGTGAAGGTTCATTCCTACAAAGAAGTTCCCCTCAATGTAAAATTGCGTAGAGCAGAGTGA
- the LOC117629754 gene encoding putative beta-glucosidase 17 encodes MMAIFGSGMHSLGTNAYWFSISWARILPDGMLGSVNPRGIIFYNKFIDHLLSKGIEPFVTLHHNDLPQVLEQGDGGWLSPLLREEFAHFASICFERKRLTT; translated from the exons ATGATGGCAATCTTTGGTTCCGGTATGCATTCCTTAGGAACCAATGCATACTGGTTCTCCATTTCCTGGGCTAGAATTCTACCTG ATGGGATGCTCGGCTCAGTCAATCCAAGAGGGATCatcttttataataaatttatagACCATCTTCTAAGCAAAG GAATAGAGCCATTTGTGACACTTCACCACAATGACCTGCCCCAAGTACTAGAACAAGGAGACGGGGGTTGGCTCAGTCCGCTATTAAG GGAAGAGTTTGCACATTTTGCCTCCATATGCTTTGAGAGGAAAAGGCTGACTACTTAA
- the LOC117629691 gene encoding probable RNA 3'-terminal phosphate cyclase-like protein, whose amino-acid sequence MLSEFVGTNIHLKRKLRIKIYQSPNCSASNFVSRQQHKRGVQRAQSRERRRSKIEKTRYKKLFGSQNLRQQLVLSTLTFTPIQIHDIRNNETWPGLRMYEVALLKLLALVCHGCSFEINDTGNGFKFKPGIVMGGSKLEHDCDVERSIWYFLEPLILLGLFARKPITITLKDGILTIGSGFRYMPLAESFSPSFQMFAYLLTIELAHKLECHMVMERH is encoded by the exons ATGTTGAGTGAATTTGTGGGTACAAATATACATCTCAAACGAAAACTGCGGATCAAAATATACCAGAGCCCCAATTGCTCTGCTTCTAATTTTGTTTCTAGACAACAGCACAAAAGAGGAGTGCAGAGAGCACAGAGCAGAGAGCGGAGAAGGAGCAAAATAGAGAAAACCAGGTACAAGAAGCTATTTGGAAGCCAAAACCTAAGACAACAGCTTGTGTTGTCTACACTCACCTTCACGCCCATTCAAATTCACGACATACGAAACAACGAGACATGGCCCGGTCTCCGCATGTACGAGGTCGCCCTCCTCAAGTTGCTCGCTTTGGTCTGCCATGGTTGTTCTTTCGAAATCAACGACACTG GCAATGGATTTAAGTTCAAGCCAGGGATAGTGATGGGTGGGTCGAAACTGGAACACGACTGTGATGTTGAGCGGTCTATTTGGTATTTCTTGGAGCCCTTAATTTTGCTTGGCCTCTTTGCCAGGAAACCCATTACCATTACGCTTAAAG ATGGGATTTTAACAATCGGTTCAGGGTTTAGGTACATGCCGCTCGCGGAGTCTTTCAGCCCTTCCTTCCAGATGTTCGCATATTTACTGACCATAGAGTTGGCCCACAAACTGGAGT GTCACATGGTTATGGAACGTCACTAG